In a genomic window of Rhodovulum sp. P5:
- a CDS encoding metallophosphoesterase yields the protein MRIAIVADIHHGAPSLTKRGDQALPLLDGFADFVAAEAPDLVLDLGDRISDMDRDTDLRLAREVADALKAVKAPIHHVCGNHDRDNMTVAENAEILGQDLVSKVIDAGGWRIALWRAEAKITRTEAYRGFDLPEADLLWLAHVAASTDRPLLVVSHVPVSGHAQTGNYYFQRSPQYATYPQAERARAALATARHPVVCLAGHVHWNTITQVDGVIHLTQQSLTESFTTQGEPAAAWGMLELGADIHWQVHGRDPFELRMTPRPARWTPPLAPF from the coding sequence ATGCGTATTGCCATCGTTGCCGATATTCACCACGGGGCGCCCTCTCTCACCAAGCGGGGCGATCAGGCGCTGCCGCTGCTCGACGGTTTCGCGGATTTCGTGGCCGCAGAGGCGCCCGACCTCGTTCTCGATCTGGGCGACCGGATCTCGGACATGGACCGGGACACCGACCTGCGTCTGGCGCGCGAGGTTGCCGACGCGCTGAAGGCGGTGAAGGCCCCGATCCACCATGTCTGCGGCAATCACGACCGGGACAACATGACCGTCGCCGAAAATGCCGAGATCCTCGGGCAGGATCTGGTGTCAAAGGTCATCGACGCGGGCGGCTGGCGCATCGCGCTCTGGCGGGCGGAGGCGAAGATCACCCGGACAGAGGCCTATCGCGGCTTCGACCTGCCAGAGGCCGATCTGCTGTGGCTGGCCCATGTCGCGGCCAGCACCGACCGGCCGTTGCTGGTGGTCAGCCATGTGCCCGTGTCGGGCCATGCCCAGACCGGCAACTACTATTTCCAGCGCAGCCCGCAATATGCGACCTATCCGCAGGCAGAGCGCGCCCGGGCGGCCCTTGCCACCGCGCGGCACCCGGTTGTGTGCCTTGCCGGCCATGTCCACTGGAACACCATCACACAAGTGGACGGGGTGATCCACCTGACCCAGCAGTCGCTGACCGAAAGCTTCACCACCCAGGGGGAGCCCGCCGCGGCCTGGGGGATGCTGGAGCTCGGCGCCGATATTCACTGGCAGGTTCACGGCCGCGACCCGTTCGAGTTGCGGATGACCCCGCGCCCCGCGCGCTGGACCCCGCCGCTCGCCCCGTTCTGA
- a CDS encoding ABC transporter permease, which produces MIDYVARALLRMIVTLFVIVTLVFFATRLSGSPLDTFLGEGLTAEDREMLITYFGLDGSIWEQYLRYLRGLTEGNFGISFLERRPVAEIVAERIGPSLQLLGASLGLTLAVSMPLGILAAIYRTHWIGSAIMVLAFTGYAVPNFVIAIVMVLVFAFTLNWLPVVGNGSAAHFIMPTIAMSGALIAALTRFTRNAMLDVLGQDFMRTARAKGLPEPVVILKHGLRNASVTIISVVGLQIAGLAAAGSVVIEAIFSWPGVGDLLVASALERDYPVLQFGVISVSVAVVLINTTADIAYAVADPRIRLARG; this is translated from the coding sequence ATGATCGACTATGTCGCCCGGGCGCTTCTCCGCATGATCGTGACGCTCTTCGTGATCGTCACGCTGGTGTTCTTCGCCACGCGGCTGTCGGGCAGCCCGCTGGATACCTTTCTGGGCGAGGGGCTGACCGCCGAAGACCGCGAAATGCTGATCACCTATTTCGGCCTCGACGGTTCGATCTGGGAACAGTACCTGCGCTACTTGCGCGGCCTGACCGAGGGAAATTTCGGGATCTCCTTCCTGGAACGCCGCCCGGTGGCAGAGATCGTGGCCGAACGCATCGGTCCTTCGCTGCAACTGCTTGGCGCGTCGCTGGGCCTGACGCTGGCGGTGTCGATGCCGCTGGGCATCCTTGCCGCGATCTACCGCACCCACTGGATCGGGTCGGCGATCATGGTGCTGGCCTTCACCGGCTACGCCGTGCCCAATTTCGTCATTGCCATCGTGATGGTGCTGGTCTTTGCCTTCACGTTGAACTGGCTGCCCGTGGTGGGCAATGGCAGCGCGGCGCATTTCATCATGCCCACGATCGCGATGTCCGGCGCACTGATCGCGGCTTTGACCCGGTTCACCCGCAACGCGATGCTGGATGTGCTGGGGCAGGACTTCATGCGCACCGCACGGGCCAAGGGGTTGCCCGAACCCGTGGTGATCCTGAAACACGGACTTAGAAATGCCTCTGTCACCATCATCTCGGTCGTCGGGTTGCAGATCGCGGGGCTGGCCGCGGCGGGCAGCGTGGTGATCGAGGCGATCTTTTCCTGGCCGGGGGTCGGGGACCTGCTCGTCGCCTCGGCGCTGGAGCGGGACTATCCGGTGCTGCAATTCGGGGTGATCTCGGTCTCCGTCGCCGTGGTTCTGATCAACACCACGGCCGACATCGCCTATGCGGTGGCCGATCCGCGAATCCGGCTGGCGCGGGGCTGA
- a CDS encoding ABC transporter permease gives MSVTDHIAPVRPSGLRALWQGGNIFQKVALISAVVLLTLAAAAPLIAPFDPVDQSLISRLRPPIGFDRYKAGHYLGTDELGRDVFSRTLFGLRLTLSLALMGACIGLVIGGGLGLIAGLRRGATEDLIMGAVDAQIAIPFTLIALLLLSVFGSSLTIMVMILGIYGWEQYARIVRAEVRKITTLPFIEAARAAGAPPLYTARRHILPNIVSPLVVQFTLAVSNIVILESTLSFLGLGVQPPTATLGSMVGVGRDYMPNAPWTVIAPAMMIVVLTFTVQILGDWLRDRADVRLRER, from the coding sequence ATGAGCGTGACCGATCATATCGCCCCCGTTCGACCCTCTGGCCTGCGCGCGCTCTGGCAGGGGGGCAACATCTTTCAGAAGGTCGCGCTGATCTCTGCCGTGGTGCTGCTGACGCTGGCCGCCGCCGCGCCGCTGATCGCGCCGTTCGACCCGGTGGATCAAAGCCTGATCTCGCGCCTGCGCCCGCCCATCGGGTTCGACCGCTACAAGGCGGGCCATTACCTCGGCACGGATGAGCTTGGCCGCGACGTGTTTTCCCGCACGCTGTTCGGGCTGCGGCTGACGCTCTCCCTTGCGTTGATGGGGGCCTGTATCGGGCTGGTGATCGGCGGTGGGCTGGGGCTGATCGCGGGGCTGCGCCGCGGCGCGACCGAAGACCTGATCATGGGCGCGGTGGATGCGCAGATCGCCATCCCCTTCACGCTGATCGCGCTGCTCTTGCTGTCGGTCTTCGGGTCGTCCCTGACGATCATGGTGATGATCCTCGGCATCTACGGGTGGGAGCAATACGCCCGCATCGTCCGTGCCGAGGTGCGCAAGATCACCACCCTGCCCTTTATCGAGGCCGCCCGCGCCGCAGGGGCCCCGCCCCTCTACACCGCGCGGCGGCACATCCTGCCCAACATCGTCTCGCCGCTGGTCGTGCAGTTCACGCTGGCCGTGTCGAACATCGTGATCCTTGAATCGACGCTCTCATTCCTCGGCCTCGGCGTGCAGCCGCCCACGGCAACGCTGGGCTCCATGGTGGGCGTCGGGCGCGACTACATGCCGAACGCCCCCTGGACGGTCATCGCCCCGGCCATGATGATCGTCGTTCTCACCTTTACCGTTCAGATCCTCGGCGACTGGCTGCGCGACCGCGCCGATGTCCGCCTGCGGGAGAGATAA
- a CDS encoding alpha/beta hydrolase codes for MTRVLEAGRAGAAKGEADSLVIFLHGYGANGADLLGLSDPLAPHMPGVAFLAPDAPERCAGVPFGFQWFPIPWIDGSSEEQSEAGMVRAVADLNAWLDSVAEDEGIGPENTILFGFSQGTMMALHVGPRRSPAYAGIVGFSGRLLVPDLLAEEAVSKPPVLLVHGDADDVVPVQALPDAGNALSEAGFDVFAHVMKGTGHGIAPDGLSVALAFMRERLGLEAGD; via the coding sequence GTGACACGGGTACTTGAAGCGGGCCGCGCCGGCGCGGCGAAGGGGGAGGCCGACAGCCTCGTGATCTTCCTGCATGGCTACGGGGCGAACGGGGCGGACCTTCTGGGCCTGTCCGATCCGCTGGCGCCGCATATGCCCGGAGTGGCTTTCCTTGCGCCCGACGCGCCGGAACGCTGCGCGGGCGTGCCGTTCGGGTTCCAGTGGTTCCCAATCCCGTGGATCGACGGGTCGTCGGAAGAACAGAGCGAGGCGGGCATGGTGCGCGCGGTCGCCGACCTGAACGCCTGGCTCGACAGCGTGGCCGAGGACGAGGGAATCGGCCCGGAAAACACGATCCTGTTCGGCTTCTCGCAAGGCACGATGATGGCGCTGCATGTCGGGCCGCGGCGCAGCCCGGCCTATGCCGGGATCGTCGGATTTTCCGGCCGTCTTCTGGTGCCTGATCTGCTGGCCGAGGAGGCCGTGTCCAAACCCCCCGTGCTTCTGGTTCATGGCGATGCCGACGACGTGGTGCCGGTGCAGGCGCTGCCCGATGCCGGAAACGCGCTGAGCGAGGCCGGATTCGACGTCTTCGCCCATGTCATGAAGGGCACCGGGCATGGAATCGCACCCGATGGCCTGTCCGTGGCGCTTGCCTTCATGCGGGAGCGTCTGGGGCTGGAAGCCGGGGATTGA
- a CDS encoding HNH endonuclease gives MDGDFRSTFVREPGGLKHYPALVLNADYRPLSYYPLSLWPWQEAVKAAFLDRVDIVAEYDEVVRSPSMQIRIPSVVVLKDYVKPQKRVAFTRFNLFLRDEFACQYCGTKGDLTFDHVIPRARGGITSWENVVAACSRCNLKKGSKSLRQVGMALRKTPRQPGAEELRNIGRKFPPNHLHETWLDFLYWDAELEA, from the coding sequence ATGGACGGCGATTTCAGGAGTACATTTGTCAGGGAGCCCGGCGGGCTCAAACACTATCCCGCGCTCGTTCTGAACGCCGATTACCGCCCATTAAGCTATTACCCCCTGTCCCTCTGGCCCTGGCAGGAGGCGGTGAAGGCGGCGTTCCTCGATCGGGTGGACATCGTCGCCGAGTATGACGAGGTGGTCCGAAGCCCGTCGATGCAAATCCGAATACCGTCGGTTGTCGTCCTGAAAGATTACGTCAAACCCCAGAAGCGCGTGGCCTTCACGCGCTTCAATCTTTTTTTAAGGGACGAATTTGCCTGCCAGTATTGTGGGACCAAGGGCGATCTGACCTTCGACCACGTCATCCCGCGGGCCCGCGGTGGCATCACCAGTTGGGAGAACGTCGTTGCGGCCTGTTCCCGTTGCAATCTCAAGAAGGGTTCGAAAAGCCTGCGCCAGGTCGGCATGGCCCTGCGCAAGACACCGCGCCAGCCCGGGGCGGAAGAACTGCGCAATATCGGGCGCAAGTTCCCGCCGAACCACCTGCATGAAACTTGGCTCGATTTCCTCTACTGGGATGCCGAACTGGAAGCGTGA
- a CDS encoding ABC transporter substrate-binding protein, giving the protein MKKLLLTTALALTATAGLAQEIVVGAANVSSYLDPGRDHSNVGSQFYYNTFDTLIDRDHDTLETVWVPALATEWKLVDPKTMELKLREGVKFHNGDDMTADDVVFSLNRMYQATFPPYKVRSKDRLSNFTGAEKVDDYTVRIHVEKEEPLWETLVSLQQVMIIPEDYTKALSGDPDVAEDGDFEAFSLAPVGTGPYSVAEFVPGERVVYERFDDFWGEKAPLERAIVRRMPETASRITALKTGEADIVTNIAPDQLALVNSDPKLKTEGSATALFHVMIMNVNHPKLTDPRIRQAMSLAVDRDTLNEALWLGKAIVPSTHTMAEMGALHQPDLVTFEYDPERAKELLKEAGYDGFEITFDTDPVYYTNGLLAAQAIVEMWSEVGINGRVNVTTTWSGGSPNLMVRNWSNPMYFADPFGSFGVMWAPNGPSEGEGRFNTDADYAAIWERFRFSKDVEARKTAYAELMDRIKQDPPVLPLYRPYESWAMSKSVNWAPKPGHIPYVLDFRAGSISFNES; this is encoded by the coding sequence ATGAAGAAACTGCTTCTGACCACCGCGCTGGCCCTGACCGCGACCGCCGGCCTTGCGCAGGAAATCGTCGTCGGCGCCGCCAATGTGTCGTCCTATCTCGACCCCGGCCGTGACCATTCCAATGTCGGCTCGCAATTCTACTACAACACCTTCGACACGCTGATCGACCGCGACCACGACACGCTGGAAACCGTCTGGGTCCCGGCGCTGGCCACCGAATGGAAGCTGGTGGACCCCAAGACGATGGAACTGAAACTGCGCGAGGGCGTAAAGTTCCACAATGGCGATGACATGACCGCCGATGACGTGGTCTTTTCGCTTAACCGCATGTACCAGGCGACCTTCCCGCCCTACAAGGTCCGCTCCAAGGACCGGCTTTCCAACTTCACCGGCGCCGAGAAGGTGGACGACTACACCGTCCGCATCCATGTCGAAAAGGAAGAGCCGCTGTGGGAAACGCTGGTCTCCCTTCAGCAGGTCATGATCATCCCCGAGGACTATACCAAGGCGCTGTCGGGTGACCCCGACGTCGCCGAGGACGGCGATTTCGAGGCCTTCAGCCTCGCCCCCGTCGGCACCGGCCCCTACAGCGTCGCAGAGTTCGTGCCGGGTGAACGCGTGGTCTATGAACGCTTCGACGATTTCTGGGGCGAAAAGGCCCCGCTGGAACGCGCCATCGTGCGCCGGATGCCGGAAACCGCCAGCCGCATCACCGCGCTGAAGACCGGTGAGGCCGACATCGTGACCAATATCGCGCCTGACCAACTGGCGCTGGTCAACAGCGACCCCAAGCTGAAGACCGAAGGCAGCGCCACCGCGCTTTTCCACGTCATGATCATGAACGTGAACCACCCCAAGCTGACCGACCCGCGCATCCGCCAGGCGATGAGCCTTGCGGTGGATCGCGACACGCTGAACGAGGCGCTGTGGCTGGGCAAGGCGATCGTGCCCTCGACCCACACCATGGCCGAGATGGGCGCGCTGCATCAGCCCGATCTGGTCACCTTCGAATACGATCCCGAACGGGCCAAGGAGCTGCTGAAAGAGGCCGGTTATGACGGGTTCGAGATCACCTTCGACACCGACCCGGTCTACTACACCAACGGTCTGCTCGCCGCGCAGGCCATCGTCGAGATGTGGTCGGAGGTCGGCATCAACGGCCGCGTGAACGTCACCACCACGTGGAGCGGCGGGTCGCCCAACCTGATGGTGCGCAACTGGTCGAACCCGATGTATTTCGCCGACCCGTTCGGCAGCTTCGGCGTGATGTGGGCGCCCAACGGCCCGTCCGAGGGCGAAGGCCGCTTCAACACCGATGCGGACTACGCGGCGATCTGGGAACGGTTCCGCTTCTCCAAGGATGTCGAGGCGCGCAAGACCGCCTATGCCGAGCTGATGGACCGCATCAAGCAGGACCCGCCGGTTCTGCCGCTTTATCGCCCCTATGAAAGCTGGGCGATGAGCAAGTCGGTCAACTGGGCGCCGAAGCCGGGGCACATCCCCTATGTGCTCGACTTCCGCGCAGGCTCGATCAGCTTCAACGAAAGCTGA
- a CDS encoding LysR family transcriptional regulator — MTLSLAGLDYVRHVAAAGSYAEAARRAGVSQPAVAQQIKRIETRFGVKLFLRRHGRLVPTPVCTSLCDSAERVARERTAAERLLTRHTLIESGEISIGLGNMMPGMAIISHFSKAYPSVRLRVESGSHERITRLVLNREVDVGILPDVPPDSRFRRKVLIRNEVMAIVPLTHRWADRAEVAAADLIGERLIFRARGSSTQRAADRLFARLGLVPEPFLTLDSRDGVYEAVANGLGVGFIWRHGTGRVDGVRRLRIAEMTAASEEFAFALVGEGSDLIAAFFDSAAAWRARQGD, encoded by the coding sequence GTGACCCTTAGCCTTGCCGGTCTCGATTATGTGCGCCATGTGGCCGCCGCCGGATCCTATGCCGAGGCCGCCCGGCGCGCGGGCGTGTCGCAACCCGCCGTGGCCCAGCAGATCAAGCGGATCGAGACGCGCTTTGGCGTGAAGCTGTTCCTGCGCCGCCACGGGCGTCTGGTGCCAACCCCTGTCTGCACCAGCCTGTGCGACTCTGCCGAACGCGTCGCGCGAGAGCGGACCGCGGCGGAACGGTTGCTGACCCGCCATACCCTGATCGAGTCCGGCGAGATCTCCATCGGGCTGGGGAACATGATGCCGGGCATGGCGATCATTTCCCATTTCAGCAAGGCCTATCCCTCGGTCCGCCTGCGGGTCGAATCCGGCTCCCATGAACGGATCACCCGTCTTGTGCTGAACCGGGAGGTCGATGTCGGCATCCTCCCCGACGTGCCGCCCGACAGCCGCTTTCGCCGCAAGGTCCTGATCCGGAACGAGGTGATGGCCATCGTGCCCCTGACCCATCGCTGGGCGGATCGCGCAGAGGTCGCCGCCGCCGATCTGATCGGGGAGCGGCTGATTTTCCGCGCCCGGGGGTCATCCACCCAGCGCGCGGCGGATCGGCTGTTCGCCCGGCTGGGCCTTGTGCCGGAGCCCTTCCTGACGCTCGATTCCCGCGATGGCGTCTACGAGGCCGTGGCCAATGGGCTGGGTGTCGGTTTCATCTGGCGCCACGGCACCGGACGGGTGGACGGGGTGCGGCGGCTTCGGATCGCCGAGATGACGGCGGCCAGCGAGGAGTTCGCTTTTGCGCTGGTCGGTGAGGGCAGCGACCTGATCGCGGCATTCTTCGATAGCGCCGCAGCCTGGCGGGCGCGTCAGGGCGACTAG
- a CDS encoding sugar phosphate isomerase/epimerase codes for MTDRIIATGFNTGYAEGDLDRLAARLSHMAAIGCTGAEITAVGLDAVVSCRLVPDRVQALRQIMAAHPLSYSMHAPIAINLMDETHADPMQRAAIVSMELAAEIGARVVVLHPGRCHPKDWVDRQAGLLQFELDMLGPVADRAAALGVQIAYENISPNARVVAGEETSYSLDPRQLAMQLERLHHDAVMACLDISHAQQGAVLWSFDMVEACAALAPWIGHIHFSDSAGVPATFPHTHQGERHFFGVGDMHAPKGWGAVDFDALAARLPVRQGTRVVIEIKRNFLAHAERATLQAAKDFGAAVNAAGG; via the coding sequence ATGACCGACCGCATCATCGCCACCGGGTTCAACACCGGCTATGCCGAGGGCGACCTCGACCGATTGGCCGCGCGCCTGTCCCATATGGCCGCAATCGGCTGCACCGGGGCCGAGATCACGGCGGTTGGCCTTGACGCGGTGGTGTCCTGCAGGCTGGTTCCCGACCGGGTGCAGGCCCTGCGGCAGATCATGGCGGCCCATCCGCTGAGCTATTCGATGCACGCCCCCATCGCCATCAACCTGATGGACGAAACCCATGCCGACCCGATGCAGCGGGCGGCCATCGTGTCGATGGAGCTTGCCGCAGAGATCGGCGCGCGGGTCGTCGTGCTGCATCCCGGCCGCTGCCACCCGAAGGACTGGGTCGACCGGCAGGCAGGGCTTCTGCAGTTCGAGCTGGACATGCTGGGCCCCGTGGCAGACCGCGCCGCGGCGCTGGGTGTGCAGATCGCCTATGAGAACATCTCGCCCAATGCGCGGGTGGTCGCGGGGGAAGAGACGTCCTATTCCCTCGACCCCCGGCAACTTGCCATGCAACTGGAGCGGCTGCACCACGACGCGGTCATGGCCTGTCTCGACATCAGTCACGCGCAGCAGGGGGCGGTTCTGTGGTCCTTCGACATGGTCGAGGCATGTGCGGCTCTCGCACCCTGGATCGGGCATATCCATTTTTCCGACAGCGCCGGGGTGCCCGCTACCTTCCCCCACACCCATCAGGGGGAGCGGCATTTCTTCGGCGTGGGCGACATGCATGCGCCGAAGGGCTGGGGCGCGGTCGATTTCGACGCACTGGCCGCCCGGCTGCCCGTGCGGCAGGGAACCCGCGTGGTGATCGAGATCAAGCGCAATTTCCTTGCCCATGCGGAACGCGCGACATTGCAGGCCGCCAAGGACTTCGGCGCGGCCGTCAACGCGGCGGGGGGCTGA
- a CDS encoding ABC transporter permease: MSTIDTSAVTGRRWAVLRFLSSLPVAVMLAAGVIAAMLFIMVFAKLLQPYAFDHVDLLNRMTPPVPMAGATWAHPLGTDTLGRDLLSRLLVAAQTSMLLSLLGTCLGAVLGITLGFFAAHKGGFWDEVIMALVDFQAAMPWFIVALAILAFMGNSMVVFVMIMALYGWETYARITRGLVLSAREQGYALAVRGLGARPRWIYTRHILPNIAGPLIVQLTINFPNTILFETSLSFLGLGIRPPLTSLGQMLGDGRDYLISAWWLAVIPGLTIFLTTLSMSILGDWLRARLDPSLEQ; this comes from the coding sequence ATGAGCACGATCGACACCTCTGCCGTCACCGGGCGCCGCTGGGCGGTGCTGCGCTTTCTCTCGAGCCTGCCGGTCGCGGTGATGCTGGCCGCGGGCGTGATCGCGGCGATGCTGTTCATCATGGTCTTTGCCAAGCTGTTGCAGCCCTATGCCTTCGACCATGTCGACCTGTTGAACCGCATGACTCCGCCGGTACCGATGGCCGGCGCGACATGGGCGCATCCGCTGGGCACCGACACGCTGGGGCGCGATCTGCTGTCGCGGCTTCTGGTCGCCGCGCAGACCTCGATGCTGTTGTCGCTGCTTGGCACCTGCCTTGGTGCGGTTCTGGGGATCACGCTGGGGTTTTTCGCGGCCCACAAGGGCGGGTTCTGGGACGAGGTCATCATGGCGCTGGTGGATTTCCAGGCCGCCATGCCGTGGTTCATCGTGGCCCTCGCCATCCTCGCCTTCATGGGCAACTCCATGGTCGTTTTCGTCATGATCATGGCCCTTTACGGGTGGGAGACCTATGCCCGGATCACCCGTGGGCTGGTCCTGTCGGCGCGCGAACAGGGCTATGCGCTGGCGGTTCGGGGTCTCGGCGCGCGGCCGCGCTGGATCTACACCCGGCATATCCTGCCCAACATCGCGGGGCCGCTGATCGTGCAACTGACGATCAACTTCCCCAACACGATCCTCTTTGAGACCTCTCTCAGCTTTCTCGGGCTTGGCATCCGCCCGCCGCTGACCTCTCTCGGCCAGATGCTGGGCGATGGGCGCGATTACCTGATCAGCGCGTGGTGGTTGGCCGTCATCCCGGGTCTGACGATCTTCCTGACCACCCTTTCCATGTCGATCCTTGGCGACTGGCTGCGCGCCCGGCTCGACCCCTCGCTGGAGCAATGA
- a CDS encoding ABC transporter ATP-binding protein, with protein sequence MPQAPVLSIRDLGIAFGHFQAVERISLDIRAGETLALVGESGSGKSATALAILRLIEREGGRITGGSIRLGTDTPVEVTTLGAADLTRLRGNRISMVFQEPMTSLNPVMRIGEQLVEVLMRHQGLGRTAALKAAKADLDRVRIPDPALRLTQYPHELSGGLRQRVMIAMALACRPEVLIADEPTTALDVTTQAEILALIRSLQAELGMAVLFITHDMGVVAEMADRVLVLRNGQMIEEAPVTQLFAAPRTAYARELMAATNRLGSAAPKAPIKADPVLEVERLSTSFTAAGGMFRRPASRTVVKDVSLSLARGETLGLVGESGCGKSTLARSILRLVEPQTGRVRIDGEDMTALSPGALRAARHRAQIVFQDPFASLNPRLPVRDLVTEPAFLHTGVTGRDRRDLAVSLLDRVGLEPQAADRFPHQFSGGQRQRICIARALSVSPRVIVADEAVSALDVSIARRITDLMHDIQTREGIAFLFISHDIAVVERVSHRIAVMYAGHIVEIGPTGALLGAPRHPYTRRLLAAVPIPDPVYRRGNRPALQAGPGPSDWTDLPLREVGPQHFARVSFPHENAPGAQTPGPAHARRQTMADA encoded by the coding sequence ATGCCGCAAGCGCCCGTTCTCTCGATTCGCGACCTTGGCATCGCCTTCGGCCATTTTCAGGCGGTGGAACGCATCAGCCTGGATATCCGCGCGGGCGAAACCCTGGCGCTGGTGGGCGAAAGCGGCTCGGGCAAATCGGCCACCGCGCTGGCCATCCTGCGCCTGATCGAACGCGAGGGCGGGCGGATCACCGGGGGCAGCATCCGGTTGGGCACCGACACCCCGGTCGAGGTCACGACGCTTGGCGCCGCCGACCTCACGCGGCTGAGGGGTAACCGCATCTCGATGGTGTTTCAGGAACCGATGACGTCCCTGAACCCGGTGATGCGGATCGGCGAACAACTGGTCGAGGTGCTGATGCGCCATCAGGGCCTTGGCCGCACCGCCGCGTTGAAAGCGGCAAAGGCCGATCTGGACCGGGTGCGCATCCCCGACCCCGCGCTGCGGCTGACCCAGTACCCCCACGAACTTTCCGGCGGGTTGCGGCAGCGGGTGATGATCGCCATGGCGCTGGCCTGCCGGCCAGAGGTTCTGATTGCCGACGAACCGACCACCGCGCTGGATGTGACCACGCAGGCCGAGATCCTCGCCCTGATCCGATCGCTTCAGGCAGAGCTTGGCATGGCCGTCCTGTTCATCACCCATGACATGGGCGTGGTGGCAGAGATGGCCGACCGCGTGCTGGTGCTGCGCAACGGCCAGATGATCGAGGAGGCGCCGGTCACGCAGCTTTTCGCCGCCCCGCGCACCGCCTATGCCCGGGAACTGATGGCCGCGACCAACCGGCTTGGCTCGGCCGCCCCGAAAGCCCCCATCAAGGCCGATCCGGTGCTGGAGGTCGAGAGGCTGTCGACCTCGTTCACCGCGGCCGGTGGGATGTTCCGGCGCCCCGCGTCCAGGACCGTGGTCAAGGATGTCAGCCTGTCGCTGGCCCGCGGCGAAACCCTGGGCCTTGTGGGCGAGTCCGGCTGCGGCAAGTCCACCCTCGCCCGGTCGATCCTGCGCCTTGTCGAACCGCAGACCGGCCGGGTCCGGATCGACGGTGAAGACATGACGGCACTTTCGCCCGGCGCCTTGCGCGCGGCCCGGCACAGGGCCCAGATCGTGTTTCAGGATCCCTTCGCCAGCCTCAACCCACGGCTGCCCGTGCGCGACCTCGTCACCGAACCGGCCTTTCTGCACACGGGAGTCACGGGACGGGACCGCCGCGACCTGGCCGTGTCGCTCCTGGATCGCGTGGGGCTGGAGCCGCAGGCGGCGGACCGCTTTCCCCACCAGTTCTCCGGCGGGCAGCGGCAGCGGATCTGCATCGCCCGCGCGCTGTCGGTGTCGCCGCGGGTGATCGTTGCGGACGAGGCTGTGTCGGCGCTCGACGTCTCTATCGCGCGGCGGATCACCGACCTGATGCACGACATCCAGACGCGGGAGGGGATCGCCTTCCTGTTCATCTCGCACGACATCGCCGTGGTGGAGCGGGTCAGCCATCGGATCGCGGTGATGTATGCCGGCCATATCGTCGAGATCGGCCCCACCGGCGCGCTGCTGGGCGCGCCGCGACACCCCTATACCCGCCGCCTGCTGGCCGCGGTTCCGATCCCCGACCCCGTCTATCGCAGGGGCAACCGCCCGGCCCTGCAAGCGGGCCCCGGGCCGTCGGACTGGACCGACCTGCCCCTGCGCGAGGTCGGACCGCAGCATTTCGCCCGGGTGTCCTTTCCCCATGAAAACGCCCCGGGGGCACAGACACCCGGCCCGGCCCATGCACGCCGACAGACGATGGCCGACGCCTGA
- a CDS encoding HAD family hydrolase — MMTADADLLDRRRSATLDPAAVAGFDCVLCDLDGCLIAQGQAFADAARFVAACGERLWIVSNNSADTGETLSARLCALGLDIPPARIVLAGEETIRHLATESSRIAVQGSAPLQALARALGVLAEDAPDSIVLCRDPRLTVDMLGPLADRIAGADEFWVANTDISHPGRDGSPVAETGVLLAALTALLPSLRHRSLGKPDAYLVETALDRAGTPPEAAIFVGDNPSTDGLAAARAGVSFLHLDRDGARP; from the coding sequence ATGATGACGGCCGATGCAGACCTGCTGGACCGCAGGCGGAGCGCCACGCTCGACCCCGCCGCCGTGGCCGGGTTCGATTGCGTGCTGTGCGATCTCGACGGCTGCCTGATCGCGCAGGGGCAGGCCTTTGCCGATGCCGCGCGGTTCGTTGCCGCCTGCGGTGAGCGGCTTTGGATCGTATCGAACAATTCCGCCGACACGGGTGAGACGCTGAGCGCCCGTCTCTGCGCCCTTGGCCTCGACATTCCGCCCGCGCGGATCGTTCTGGCCGGGGAGGAGACAATCCGCCATCTGGCGACCGAAAGCTCGCGCATCGCCGTTCAGGGCTCCGCGCCGCTGCAGGCGCTGGCCCGCGCGCTGGGTGTCCTGGCAGAGGATGCGCCCGACAGCATCGTCTTGTGCCGCGATCCGCGGTTGACGGTAGACATGCTGGGGCCGCTGGCCGACCGGATCGCCGGGGCCGACGAGTTCTGGGTCGCCAATACCGATATCAGCCATCCCGGCCGCGACGGCTCGCCCGTGGCGGAAACCGGCGTGCTGCTGGCCGCGCTGACCGCCCTGTTGCCCAGCCTGCGCCATCGCAGCCTTGGCAAGCCCGATGCCTATCTGGTTGAAACGGCGCTCGACCGGGCGGGCACACCGCCCGAGGCGGCGATCTTCGTCGGCGACAATCCTTCGACGGACGGACTGGCCGCCGCCCGCGCCGGCGTGTCTTTCCTGCATCTCGACCGGGACGGGGCGCGGCCATGA